A stretch of DNA from Halanaerobiales bacterium:
AAGACCTTGGTCAAATGGCTATGACTTATGGTTATGTATATGTAGCCCAGATTTCTCTCGGGGCAAATATGAATCAGGCTGTAAAAGCTATAAAAGAAGCTGAAGCATATGATGGACCTTCTGTTGTAATAGCTTATGCTCCATGTATTTCCCATGGATTAAAAGAGGGTATGAGCTGTAGTGTAGCTCAGGAAGAAAAAGCTGTTAAAGCTGGATACTGGCATCTATACAGATTTAATCCAGAACTTAAAGAAGAAGGTAAAAATCCATTTAGCCTTGATTCTAAAGAACCAACTGAATCCTTTAGAGACTTCCTCTTAAGTGAGGTTCGTTTCTCTGCTTTACAGAAGACTTTCCCTGAAGTCGCAGAAGACCTCTTTGAGAGAGCTGAACAGGATGCTAAAGAAAGATATGAAGCTTATAAGAGATTAGAAAAAGCTTATGAGCCAGATGAAGATTAAAAATAATATAACTTAAAATCTATTTTAAAGATAAATAGAAATTATAGGGTAGCAGTTTTTACTGCTGCCCTTTTTTTTAAATCAAAATTAAAAAGAAGGAGGAGGAAGAAATGAAAAAGGAAGTTGTAATAACTGGTGCTGGTAGTGGTTTGGGGCAGTCATTGGCGAAAAAATTTTCTAAAGAAGGAGCAAAAGTACACCTGATTGGAAGAACAATAAGTAAACTTGAAAAAACAGCTAAAAAACTGGAAAACTCTTTTGAGATTCATCAATTAGATATTCGTCATAAAGAAGAAGTTGAAAAAGTATTTTCAGATATTAATAAAGTGGATATATTAATAAACAATGCTGGATTAGGAAGATTTGGAAAAGCTGAAAAATTAAATAAAAAAGAAATAGATCAGATGATTGACACAAATTTAAAAGGAACAATTTTTTGTACTCAAGCTGTATTAAAAAAGATGAAAAAGGCCAATAGAGGTTTAATAGTAAATATAATTTCTACTGCTGGTAAAAAAGGTAAAGCCACTGAATCTGTTTATTGTGCCAGCAAATTTGGAATTAGAGGTTTTACAGATAGTATTGAAAAAGAATTAAAAGATAGTAAAATTGATGTTAGTGCTTTTTATATGGGAGGAATGAATACTTCTTTTTGGGATGGTATCCTTACTGAAGAAAGGAAAGAAAAGTTTATGAATCCAGCTGATGTAGCAGAAATTATATTTGCAAATATAAAAAATAGAGATAAACTTAATGTAAAAGAAGTTTTAATTAATAGTACTAGATAATTTGATTATCTTAATATAAAATCTTATAATAGATATAGTCTTACAATATACGACATAAACTTAAAATGTTAAGTTAGCAGTTTTAAGTGTAGATGGAGGTTAATATGATGGATTTTAAACCAATTAAAAATGATAAAGTATAT
This window harbors:
- a CDS encoding SDR family oxidoreductase, translated to MKKKEEEEMKKEVVITGAGSGLGQSLAKKFSKEGAKVHLIGRTISKLEKTAKKLENSFEIHQLDIRHKEEVEKVFSDINKVDILINNAGLGRFGKAEKLNKKEIDQMIDTNLKGTIFCTQAVLKKMKKANRGLIVNIISTAGKKGKATESVYCASKFGIRGFTDSIEKELKDSKIDVSAFYMGGMNTSFWDGILTEERKEKFMNPADVAEIIFANIKNRDKLNVKEVLINSTR